The region CCGTGTTTTGTCACGGTTGGGCTGGGTGAATCTAACCGTGAGCCTGAGTCATTGCGATATGTCAGATGATGTTGTTGAGTGGGGAAGAGCGGGCCGCTCGCGCACATCGACCGTTTCCACTTACGCAGGAGCGTGTCATGACAGAGGCGACACCCCGGTTGTCCAGCCTTCCCCTCGCGCGTGAGCGCACTTTCGACCCGCCGGACGAGCTGACCCGCCGCCGCGCGGAGGCGCCGCTCCAGCGGATGACGTACGGGGACGGGCACGAGGGCTGGCTGGCGACCGGCTACGCCGAGTCCCGCGCCATCCTCGCCGACGCCCGCTTCAGCACCCGGCCCGAACTGATGCACTCGGTGCTTCCCCAGCGGGCCGAGATCCGGCGGGATCCCCTGCCGCCGGGGTTCTTCCTGCAGATGGATCCTCCCGATCACACCCGTTACCGGAGGCTGCTGACGGGCCAGTTCACCGTACGGCGGATGAAGCAGCTGGAGCCCCGCATCCACGACATCACCGAGAGCCGCCTCGACGCCATGGAGCGCGAGGGCGCTCCCGCCGACCTCGTCCGGTCCTTCGCGCTGCCCATCCCGTCGCTGGTCATCTGCGAGATGCTCGGCGTGCCGTACGAGGACAGGGAGAAGTTCCAGCACGACTCGTCGGTGATCCTCGATCTCGAGGCGTCGAGCGACCAGATCCGCACGGCGATGCACGACCTGCTCTCCTACCTGAGCGCGCTCGTCGCCGACAAGAGGAAGGACCCCGGCGACGAAATGCTGAGCGGCCTGGCCGCCTCGGGGGAGCTGACGGACGCCGAGATCGCCGGCATGGGCCTGCTGCTGCTCATCGCGGGTCACGAGACGACGGCGAACATGCTCGGCCTCGGCACCTTCGCGCTCCTGACCAACCCCCGGCAGTTCGCCGTCGTACGGGACGACCCGGCCGCGGTGGAGAACGCGGTGGAGGAGCTGCTGCGCTACCTCAGCATTCTGCACATCGGGCCCACCCGGACGGCTCTGGAGGACGTGGAGATCGGCGGCACCCTGGTCAGGGCCGGGGAGACGGTGACCCTGTCCCTGGGCACGGCCAACCGGGACCCCGAGCGGTTCGAGGGCGGCGACACGCTCGACGTGACCCGGTCGGCCCAGGGCCATCTGAGCTTCGGACACGGCATCCATCAGTGCCTGGGCCAGCAGCTCGCCCGCGCCGAGATGCGGATCGCCTATCCGGCCCTGCTGCGCCGGTTCCCCGGTCTGCGCCTGGCCGTGCCGCCGGAGGAGGTGCCGATGCGGGCCATGTCGGCGGTCTACGGGGTACGCCGCCTGCCGGTGCTCTGGTGAGGCGATGCGCGGGAGGAAACGATGAAGATCAAGGCTGACGTCGGACGGTGCGTCGGGGCGGGGATGTGCGCGCTCACGCTGCCCGAGGTCTTCGACCAGAGCGAGGACGACGGAACGGTCGAGGTCCTCGACCCCGAGCCGCCGGCCGAACTGGCGGCGGGGGTGCGCAGGGCCGTCCAGCTCTGCCCGTCCGGCGCCCTCTCGCTCGACACGACAGACGCTGTCGATTCGGTCGATGGGGAGTGAGATGAGCGGAACGCGGTGACGCTCGGCTACTTGACGGGCACCGTGCGATGAGGTTTCCTGATAGGTGGCTGTGAAAGCCATTCTTGTGGGTGACCCTGGAGCCCCGTCTGCCGCCCCTCGGAAGAGGAGCCTCCGGCGGGGCTCTTCCCATGTCTTCTCACAACAGGGTCACGGGGCTCCGACCGGGCGCAACGGGCTGACCGGCCGGGGCAGCGGCAGCCCGCGTGCCCTCCACAACCGGCGCATGCGGTCGGGGTAGTCGGTGACGACGCCGGCCACGCCCAGGTCCATGAGCCGGGCAGCCTCGTCTGGCTCGTTCACCGTCCACACCACGACGGGCAGGCCGTGCCGCGCCGCCCCTGCCATCAGCGTCTCGTCGACGAGCACCCGGTCGGGGGACAGGGTCGTCGCGCCCACCGAGGCGGCGGCCGCCGCGAGGTCGCCGCCCACCTCGTCGAGTCGGATGCCGTTCATCCACTCCGGCGTCATCGTGTCGCGCTCCACGAGGGCGTACCGCCGCTCGACCAGCGGCCGGGCGATCTCCAGGAGCCGCCAGTCGAAGCTGAGCAGGGCCGATCTGGAGAGCCGGTCGTGCCGGTCGAGCTCGTCGACGACCCGCGTCACGAACCGCCCCGGGTCCGGGCACAGATCGGGACGGGTGGGATCGGACTTGAGCTCCACGTTCAGCCGCACGTCGTCCGCGCCGAGAGCGCCGATCAGGC is a window of Microbispora sp. NBC_01189 DNA encoding:
- a CDS encoding ferredoxin — its product is MKIKADVGRCVGAGMCALTLPEVFDQSEDDGTVEVLDPEPPAELAAGVRRAVQLCPSGALSLDTTDAVDSVDGE
- a CDS encoding glycerophosphodiester phosphodiesterase family protein, giving the protein MHGYVELHGHRGARGLRPENTLPGLAFALELGVDALEFDVAMSADGQLVLTHDLHVSPVTSADTGMATPGDEMFPYVGRPVVALTLPQLRTLDVGVRLPQRPDDRFALTQVPLPDTRMPTLGAVLGLIGALGADDVRLNVELKSDPTRPDLCPDPGRFVTRVVDELDRHDRLSRSALLSFDWRLLEIARPLVERRYALVERDTMTPEWMNGIRLDEVGGDLAAAAASVGATTLSPDRVLVDETLMAGAARHGLPVVVWTVNEPDEAARLMDLGVAGVVTDYPDRMRRLWRARGLPLPRPVSPLRPVGAP
- a CDS encoding cytochrome P450, whose amino-acid sequence is MTEATPRLSSLPLARERTFDPPDELTRRRAEAPLQRMTYGDGHEGWLATGYAESRAILADARFSTRPELMHSVLPQRAEIRRDPLPPGFFLQMDPPDHTRYRRLLTGQFTVRRMKQLEPRIHDITESRLDAMEREGAPADLVRSFALPIPSLVICEMLGVPYEDREKFQHDSSVILDLEASSDQIRTAMHDLLSYLSALVADKRKDPGDEMLSGLAASGELTDAEIAGMGLLLLIAGHETTANMLGLGTFALLTNPRQFAVVRDDPAAVENAVEELLRYLSILHIGPTRTALEDVEIGGTLVRAGETVTLSLGTANRDPERFEGGDTLDVTRSAQGHLSFGHGIHQCLGQQLARAEMRIAYPALLRRFPGLRLAVPPEEVPMRAMSAVYGVRRLPVLW